Proteins found in one Plasmodium gaboni strain SY75 chromosome 13, whole genome shotgun sequence genomic segment:
- a CDS encoding histone H3-like centromeric protein CSE4 — translation MVRTKKNIPNHNPLSAFNKDKPFKTNKTLPNKTVHHGIGSKTTNMTRPSVNRGSINGVSQKNLNRTHIRKPHRYRPGVLALKEIRAYQASTQLLIPKIPFVRVVKEITRLYELPDEHFRYTPEALLALQTASEAYLVSLFEDAYLCSLHANRVTLMPKDIHLARRIRGRD, via the coding sequence atggtAAGAACCAAAAAGAATATACCAAATCATAACCCATTAAGTGCATTTAATAAGGACAAGCCTTTTAAAACAAACAAAACATTACCAAATAAAACAGTACATCATGGAATTGGTTCCAAGACTACTAATATGACCAGACCAAGTGTAAATAGAGGAAGTATAAATGGGGTTtcacaaaaaaatttgaaCAGGACACATATAAGGAAACCCCATAGATACAGACCAGGTGTGTTAGCGTTAAAAGAAATAAGAGCATATCAAGCATCGACTCAATTATTAATACCTAAAATTCCATTTGTTCGAGTAGTAAAAGAAATTACAAGATTATATGAATTACCAGATGAACATTTTCGTTATACACCTGAAGCATTATTAGCTTTACAAACAGCATCAGAAGCTTATTTGGTTAGTTTGTTTGAGGATGCCTATTTATGTTCATTACATGCAAACAGAGTAACACTTATGCCCAAAGATATTCATTTAGCTAGAAGAATACGTGGAAGAGACTAA
- a CDS encoding hypothetical protein (conserved Plasmodium protein, unknown function), with amino-acid sequence MPISLNSFKEEELISLEKGDLEPVLYKGSEIGFIYNKLNLGEGKLYILEKRLLWINENANKKNVTNFKELCTNNIYLNHYEKNRNFYLHLLNDVNNISIDSSNIALHAITSDKKICDNSCVYIQLNTDISDHLENWKNDEPVQRIIKSEQTNDDEENSDSDNDLPYDEISTPEILLVSKNSSDNDLIFRHMSNMDNSNNEDDEMDQEEDEQEEDDEEVEEGNVLEDEENEDEDNK; translated from the coding sequence ATGCCTATATCATTAAATAGTTTTAAAGAAGAAGAGCTTATCTCCTTAGAAAAAGGGGATCTTGAACctgttttatataaaggAAGTGAAATTggatttatttataataaattaaatttagGTGAAGggaaattatatattcttgAAAAACGTTTATTATGGATCAATGAAAATGcgaataaaaaaaatgttacGAATTTCAAAGAATTATgtacaaataatatatatttaaatcaTTATGAGAAAAATAGAAATTTCTATCTACACCTTTTAAATgatgtaaataatataagtaTTGATTCATCCAATATTGCTTTACATGCCATAACATctgataaaaaaatatgtgaTAATTCTTGCgtatatatacaattaaaTACAGACATTTCTGATCATTTAGAAAATTGGAAAAATGACGAACCAGTGCAACGTATCATAAAGAGTGAACAAACaaatgatgatgaagagAATTCAGATTCAGATAATGATCTTCCTTATGATGAAATTTCTACTCCTGAAATATTATTGGTAAGTAAAAATTCCTCAGATAACGATCTTATTTTTCGACATATGAGTAATATGGACAATTCTAATAATGAAGATGACGAAATGGACCAGGAAGAAGATGAACAAGAAgaagatgatgaagaaGTAGAAGAAGGGAATGTGCTAGAAGACGAGGAAAATGAAGATGAAGacaataaataa
- a CDS encoding hypothetical protein (conserved Plasmodium protein, unknown function), which yields MKETLNNLSLEDIANVKIKAYKNENILSDNEKKRKENFYNVYILTYIKHIVRIKSNLALHGGLYSNYFEKYEEESISNIMFENLLGNNENTKNRNINSDKINSIQQNDYDKKNILQDDLNCIHNNDYYNKKDLNYSIKELLKKLIKSYKIRENKIFLVTGMLGCGKTTCVSLAIEYFNKYLQIEKNMKNKTLDTNQNGINKTLDTNQNVKNKTLDTNQNVKNKNVLFLSEEEPINKKIYKKTPYINKSYHQEMDSSNSTPRDDKKIKINSNEPLFNFTPKKKRKTQSDESTDEEDQDERFYNNLSNDTTNNRGDNKYNYDNYHNNNKNNHMNSHTFNNTYNNFGNQKKGNYCDNKNKNQFENIKICEEQNKKKDFPSDVEQINTNIRNIFENNDLSPLRKNANIRNKIQLEQMLKDQNEKEETYFKSMTDNDENLDFNMKYKKIVDEINKEENEETYIYIIRLSAYLYRDDLQCIKSILSQLHNYVYSDEKLESNLLLNDYINKLEKILIKINSERKQTLLIIENVEKFCLQNKQNLLYTLFDLLHKKNIYINIICLTNVLDITQTLEKRIKSRFTFEMIHISPILNIEDITKLVYKILYVNLDDFHLIKKYYSVYFTYPDLIKIQRFLQIYNSTMQKEIADSNLLKQWSYDINYGLDIRHIYHTCVDAILSICEYKHILTTNQNKFESNTILDISTSQNNNSYQIRNTNINTNINTNINTNISTHINTHINTHINTHTDTNSQPNQQNTNSDQHDNTNMTQNVFCDNEISLFTKKEKRSNLEFLKERPGKLDATPIKRSYHKQEDDKDDEYKYDKGDKDDKDDEYKYDKDDKDDEYKYDKYDDDKFDVGENQNNNNSNNADDVFFFNMNMDMSPRKLKENIKLKENVKLKENINLKNKMESQYILNNVQSKFIRRHYIKKVLRDLCTIEYMILCAFTRLYKKEILPKTLYVIILEINKFKHAYPQEQIIGFSLDAYRRSFFRLVDLDIIVLSSYSLNHLNIKNFSNDLFGLHEPTKFPCYDIFLENIDTYNLNHNLIQWVKHNTEVMQ from the coding sequence atgaaagaGACACTGAATAATTTAAGTTTAGAAGACATAGCgaatgtaaaaataaaagcttataagaatgaaaatatattaagtGATAATGagaagaaaagaaaagagaatttttataatgtatatatattaacatatataaaacatattgTTCGAATAAAATCGAATTTAGCTTTACATGGTGGATTATATAgtaattattttgaaaaatatgaagaagagtctatatcaaatattatgtttgaaaatttattaggaaataatgaaaatacaaaaaatagaaatataaattctgataaaataaatagtatacaacaaaatgattatgataaaaaaaatatattacaagATGATTTGAATTGtatacataataatgattattataataaaaaggatttaaattattcaatcaaagaattattaaaaaaattaattaaatcatataaaattagagaaaataaaatatttcttgTTACAGGTATGTTAGGCTGTGGAAAGACTACATGTGTTTCTTTAGCAattgaatattttaataaatatttacaaatagaaaaaaatatgaaaaataaaacattagATACAAATCAAAATGggataaataaaacattagATACAAATCAAAATgtgaaaaataaaacattagATACAAATcaaaatgtaaaaaataaaaatgtattgTTTCTATCTGAAGAAGAACctattaataaaaagatctataaaaaaactccttatataaacaaatcATATCATCAAGAAATGGATAGCTCCAATTCAACTCCTAGAGATGATaagaagataaaaataaattcGAATGAAcctttatttaattttacaccaaagaaaaaaagaaaaacacAATCTGACGAATCAACTGATGAAGAGGATCAAGATGAAAGATTTTACAATAATTTATCGAATGATACTACTAATAATAGGGGggataataaatataattatgacAATTATcacaataataataagaataatcatatgaatagtcatacatttaataatacatacaATAATTTTGGAAACcaaaaaaaaggaaattattgtgataataaaaataagaaccaatttgaaaatataaaaatatgtgaagaacaaaataaaaaaaaagactTTCCATCAGATGttgaacaaataaatacaaacataagaaatatattcgaaaataatgatttatcccctttaagaaaaaatgctaatattagaaataaaatacaacTTGAACAAATGCTTAAAGatcaaaatgaaaaagaggagacatattttaaaagtaTGACAGATAATGATGAGAACTTAGATtttaatatgaaatataaaaaaattgtagatgaaattaataaagaagaaaatgaagaaacatatatttatattattcgTTTAAGTGCATATTTATATAGAGATGATTTACAATGTATAAAATCCATTTTATCTCAACTTCATAATTATGTTTATTCTGATGAAAAATTAGAATCTAACTTGTTAttaaatgattatataaataaattagaaaaaattttaattaaaataaattctGAAAGGAAACAAACTTTACTTATTATAGAAAATGTAGAGAAATTCTGTTTAcaaaataaacaaaatttattatatacattatttgatttattacataaaaaaaatatatatattaatattatctgCTTAACAAATGTATTAGATATAACACAAACATTAGAAAAAAGAATCAAATCAAGATTCACATTTGAAATGATTCATATTTCTCCAATACTTAATATTGAAGATATAACTAAATTAGTATATAAAATCTTATATGTAAATCTAGATGATTTCCAtcttattaaaaaatattattctGTTTATTTTACTTATCCAGATCTTATTAAAATACAAAGATTTCTACAAATTTATAATTCAACTATGCAAAAAGAAATAGCAGATTCTAATCTATTAAAACAATGGTCATATGATATTAATTATGGTCTAGATATTAGACACATATACCATACTTGTGTTGATGCTATACTATCTATTTGTgaatataaacatatattaacaactaatcaaaataaatttgAAAGTAATACTATATTAGATATATCAACTAGccaaaataataattcttatCAAATTAgaaatacaaatataaatacaaatataaatacaaatataaatacaaatataagtacacatataaatacacatataaatacacatataaatacaCATACAGATACTAATTCGCAACCTAATCAGCAAAACACAAACAGTGACCAACAtgataatacaaatatgaCACAAAATGTGTTCTGTGACAATGAAATAAGTTTATTCACAAAAAAGGAGAAAAGAAGCAACCTAGAATTTCTTAAAGAACGCCCTGGTAAATTGGATGCAACGCCAATCAAGAGATCATATCATAAACAAGAAGATGATAAAgatgatgaatataaatatgataaaggtgataaagatgataaagatgatgaatataaatatgataaagatgataaagatgatgaatataaatatgataaatatgatgatgataaatTTGATGTAGGTgaaaatcaaaataataacaatagCAATAATGCCGATGATgtattcttttttaatatgaaCATGGATATGAGCCCAAGgaaattaaaagaaaacataaaattgaaagaaaatgttaaattaaaagaaaatataaatttaaaaaacaaaatggAAAGTCAATATATTCTAAACAATGTTCAATCAAAATTTATTAGAAGacattatattaaaaaagtCTTACGTGATCTATGTACTATTgaatatatgatattatgTGCATTCACAAGATTATATaagaaagaaatattaccaaaaacattatatgttattatattagaaataaataaattcaAACATGCTTATCCACAAGAACAAATTATAGGATTTTCTTTGGATGCTTATAGAAGATCTTTTTTTAGATTGGTTGATCTTGATATTATTGTTTTGTCTTCTTATTCCTTaaatcatttaaatataaaaaattttagTAATGATCTTTTTGGTTTACATGAGCCAACTAAATTCCCATGTTATGATATATTCTtagaaaatatagataCATATAATCTTAACCATAACTTAATTCAATGGGTAAAGCATAATACAGAAGTTATGCAATAA
- a CDS encoding hypothetical protein (conserved Plasmodium protein, unknown function), with product MPVIPECCICRLSLKNNLCVEKNCGNIFHYNCMIKWMELQKSCPLCKSSCCKKNLLCIHYEINEDNKIKIDENILNKSKDELYEELSKYEADLIKTQNENEKYALEILTLTNKNKILTETVSKSNVKIKEEKIEKEKIKDLKDEYLKDKILLTTKMEEYEKELKKYKLIENFLDDLNKEDLNKINLMFGFNILSISEQKNVILNYIKNCMTKDKTNEQIIKELNQQIIEKDNQIQNFKEKLYKYKLNEQINDSNENKLSNDEKENKPIKIKNKIIRRVATLESKRNRNKYRNSYNNNNISSNNTNLSKSKTSNDNILSNNNLDFINFIDNKINNSNSIESIQTTPKRKKFHPIEIDLLRNKSVDKLFTNLIDKNFEQQKKENFELYSNKTEPCPTQNDQSISKTQLLPRSSLKVHENIKTGRHRKRKSLNSQSSKITDFFKKTMI from the coding sequence atgcCTGTTATTCCAGAATGTTGTATTTGTAGACTTAGcttaaaaaataatttatgtGTAGAAAAGAATTGTggtaatatttttcattacAACTGTATGATAAAATGGATGGAACTTCAGAAATCCTGTCCATTGTGTAAAAGTTCATGTTGTAAGAAgaatttattatgtattcattatgaaataaatgaagataataaaataaaaattgatgaaaatattttaaataaaagtaaaGATGAATTATATGAAGAGTTGTCAAAATACGAAGCGGATTTAATAAAGAcacaaaatgaaaatgaaaaatacGCTTTAGAAATTTTAACCctaacaaataaaaataaaatattaactGAAACAGTCAGCAAAAGTAATGTAAAAATTAAGGAAGAGAAAattgaaaaagaaaaaataaaagatttaaaagatgaatatttaaaagataaaatattattaacaaCCAAAATGGaagaatatgaaaaagaattgaaaaagtataaattaattgaaaattttttagatgatttaaataaagaagatttaaataaaataaatttaatgttcggatttaatatattatccATAAGTGAACAGAAAAATGTTATActtaattatataaaaaattgtatGACTAAAGATAAAACAAATGAACAAATAATCAAAGAATTAAATCAACAAATTATTGAAAAAGATAATCAAATTCaaaattttaaagaaaaattatataaatataaattaaatgaacaaataaatgatagtaatgaaaataaattatcaaatgatgaaaaagaaaataaaccaattaaaattaaaaataaaattattagaAGAGTTGCTACATTAGAATCTAAGAGAAATCgtaataaatatagaaatagttataacaataataatattagtAGTAATAATACTAATCTCTCAAAATCCAAAACTTCTAATGacaatattttatcaaataataatttagattttatcaattttatagataacaaaattaataattcaaattCTATTGAATCGATACAAACCACAccaaaaagaaaaaaattcCATCCCATCGAAATAGACCtattaagaaataaatCGGTTGATAAACTATTTACTAATCTTATAGATAAAAACTTTgaacaacaaaaaaaagaaaattttgaattatattcaaataaaaCAGAACCTTGCCCTACACAAAATGATCAAAGCATATCAAAAACGCAACTATTGCCTAGATCATCTTTAAAAGTAcatgaaaatattaaaacaGGCAGACATAGAAAAAGGAAATCATTAAATTCACAATCGAGCAAAATAACAGacttttttaaaaaaacaatgatttaa
- a CDS encoding hypothetical protein (conserved Plasmodium protein, unknown function), whose translation MNNLIKHLINKKRLNVNYWGVINKYSYSSKGTEYEIFENEKSLEKFQEFKVNKIIYQKDYKNYIKLYKLCNPEYSKLTIEKGNLFNFSIEWMFKRNNIVVRVENGECKKIKTFTHTLSLLQEKVNTYNIVSKEESNKNRKKKKNKNNNNNNNNNNNKIDIKSDDVNNLKDIYNNDEKKLTTRVVEENWSKCKNKINYIKLNKIWDTYLFYKEKKQLEEKKVYFEILKKSFLKAEFFEKNKKKDFEFFENILTSLLLKPSIFINVLNSLHLIFFVPPVPLHVKEKNDTRKEDVNHLIDFQIRKYILNYLFNIYYEKYIGLKNLYKTFDLHKSYKLKFCRRENDTFKFVSFDNIDVEKRGILLIKYYNNNNKDAYKKNHHDENEIDTYNNDIQKSDIHNNHIHIDNKEESSFLIGIVKNIRKIQTFCVLYMDIKKYKYNEHANMSSTLYEDIDINDEYYECFLNNINQSSITNINTIIKNSQLNNEDDKNNILLFEAVPLTIQLTTISKRIKLSMLNIFDRKDFLNNDILHVLLNEKNYMETEKIDEENEESKENEESKENEESKENEESKENEESKENEESKEXXXXXXXXXXLNKLNKLNRLNILNKQEFKLNNIFFKNSINYNYLIEEAINKFLENREREIQQLNIVDKDMIKKDQIIYKLYKSLKNDISQFNKMCNMYKKFDIYQKSVLYDIIINEKRVPIHLIHGAPGSGKSDLISFIIYMLTLEKKNNIFVGTNKHISVENIRNKLINLNLCLNRDNMNKSVHQKSDIYIDTIYQAFKIKDKKIKHLFIDEASSLSEYNSLICLNLNCDFIYAFGDEKQLTFHSLINEKKRLDINYLSIFEKLKRYENIKNHFLLIQYRLIFPMYLFISFYFYNQKLIASKNIMDNYFKDNEKKKKNDIFTPYETIPILFIDTYHQKFNKQTFEQKVNYSYINHFEAQIILKLTQILLCSTNQKNLAILTPYTSQKIYIQNMLENNYTHNTLTLHQNVEQENNHLQYLKYQKVMNNSCNPFERNPLFSLRPNGPSTETYDNNNNNNNNKNNININAYPSISNQNNKNEEEGYIFEHNKINTSIYDYNNNTIKRTNNLLFNTCNVKTQSTHNSENEEENNQSIYKNVHTIDSYQGCENDFIIISTVRSNDNNLLGFLNDEKRMNVLLTRMKKKIIIIGNSNTLKTNFFWKEFISFLDFFNSRKSVFTYPLQNIFR comes from the exons atgaataatttaataaaacatttaataaataagaaaagGTTAAATGTAAATTATTGGGGtgtaataaataaatatagtTATTCATCAAAAGGTACagaatatgaaatatttgaaaatgaaaaaagtTTAGAGAAATTTCAAGAATTTAaagtaaataaaataatatatcaaaaagattataagaattatataaaattatataaattatgtaATCCTGAATATAGTAAATTGACAATAGAAAAAGGCAACctatttaatttttctattGAGTGGATGTTTAAGAGGAATAATATTGTAGTGCGTGTAGAAAATGGCGAgtgtaaaaaaataaaaacgTTTACTCATACATTGTCGTTATTACAAGAAAAGGtgaatacatataatattgtatCTAAAGAAgaaagtaataaaaatagaaaaaaaaaaaaaaataaaaataataataataataataataataataataataaaatagatATCAAAAGTGATGATGtgaataatttaaaagatatatataataatgatgaaaaaaaacTTACAACACGTGTTGTTGAAGAAAACTGGAGCAAATgcaaaaacaaaattaattatataaaattaaataaaatatgggatacatatttattttataaagaaaaaaaacaattagaagaaaagaaagtatattttgaaatattaaaaaaatcattTCTGAAAGCCgaattttttgaaaaaaataaaaaaaaagactttgaattttttgaaaatatattaacatctttattattaaaacctagtatatttataaatgttttaaattcattacatttaattttttttgttccACCTGTTCCTTTACATgttaaagaaaaaaatgatacGAGAAAGGAAGATGTTAATCATTTAATAGATTTCcaaataagaaaatatattttaaattatttgtttaatatatattatgaaaagTATATAGGTCTaaagaatttatataaaacgTTTGACTTGCATAAATcttataaattaaaattcTGTAGAAGAGAAAATGACACGTTTAAATTTGTTTCATTCGATAATATTGATGTGGAAAAAAGAGGGATACTCTTGATTAagtattataataataataataaagatgcatataaaaaaaatcatCATGATGAGAATGAGATAGacacatataataatgacaTACAAAAAAGtgatatacataataaccatatacatattgataataaagAAGAGTCATCCTTTCTAATAGGAatagtaaaaaatattagaaaaattCAAACATTTTGTGTTCTTTATATggatataaaaaaatataaatacaatGAACATGCAAATATGTCATCTACATTATATGAAGATATAGATATTAATGATGAATATTATGAatgttttttaaataatataaatcaatCATCGATTACTAACATAAatacaataataaaaaatagtcaattaaataatgaagatgataaaaacaatatattaCTCTTTGAAGCAGTACCTTTGACAATACAATTAACGACAATCTCTAAAAGAATAAAGTTGTCTATGctaaatatttttgatagaaaagattttttaaataatgatattcTGCATGTTTTGTTAAATGAAAAGAACTATATGGAAACAGAAAAAATagatgaagaaaatgaagagagtaaagaaaatgaagagagcaaagaaaatgaagagagcaaagaaaatgaagagagtaaagaaaatgaagagagtaaagaaaatgaagagAGTAAAGAAAANNNNNNNNNNNNNNNNNNNNNNNNNNNATTGAATAAATTGAATAAATTGAATAGATTAAACATATTGAATAAACAAgaatttaaattaaataatatattttttaaaaattccataaattataattatttaattgaagaagcaataaataaatttttagAAAATAGAGAAAGGGAAATACAACAATTGAATATTGTAGATAAGgatatgataaaaaaagatcaaatcatatataagttatataaaagtttaaaaaatgatatatctcaatttaataaaatgtgtaatatgtataaaaaatttgatatttatcaaaagagtgtattatatgatattataataaatgaaaaaaggGTTCCCATACATTTGATTCAcg gGGCACCTGGAAGTGGAAAGAGCGACCTTATATCCttcataatttatatgctaacattagaaaaaaaaaacaatatatttgtaGGTACTAATAAACACATATCTGTAGAAAATATTAGAAATAAATTGATAAACTTGAATTTATGTTTGAATCGagataatatgaataaatcAGTACATCAGAAATcagatatatatatagatacAATTTATCAAgcttttaaaataaaagataaaaaaatcaaacatttatttatagaTGAGGCATCAAGTCTATCCGAATATAATAGtttaatatgtttaaaTTTGAACTGTGattttatatatgcatTTGGTGATGAAAAACAATTAACATTTCATAgtttaataaatgaaaagaaaagattagatataaattatttaagtatatttgaaaaattaaaaagatatgaaaatataaaaaatcaTTTCCTTTTAATACAATATAGATTAATTTTTCctatgtatttatttatatcattttatttttataatcaGAAATTAATTGCttctaaaaatataatggacaattattttaaagataatgaaaaaaaaaaaaaaaatgatatatttacaCCATATGAAACAATAccaattttatttattgatACATATCATcaaaaatttaataaacaAACATTTGAACAAAAAGttaattattcatatataaatcattttgaagctcaaattatattaaaattaacACAAATACTTTTATGCTCAACAAATCAAAAAAATCTAGCTATTCTGACACCTTATACTAGccaaaaaatatatatacaaaatatgttagaaaataattacaCACATAATACTCTAACATTACATCAAAATGTTGAACAGGAAAATAATCATTTGcaatatttaaaatatcaaaaGGTTATGAATAATTCATGTAATCCTTTTGAAAGAAACCCACTTTTTTCATTACGACCAAATGGACCTTCCACAGAAACATATgacaacaacaacaataataataataacaaaaataatattaatattaatgcATATCCTAGTATATCgaatcaaaataataaaaatgaagaagaagGTTATATATTCgaacataataaaataaatacatctatatatgattataataataatacaattaAAAGGACAAATaatcttttatttaatacatGCAATGTTAAAACACAATCAACTCATAATTCagaaaatgaagaagaaaataatcAATCCATTTACAAGAATGTTCACACCATTGATAGTTATCAAGGTTGTGAAAACgattttattattataagtaCTGTAAGATCAAATGATAATAACCTACTTGGATTCttaaatgatgaaaaacGTATGAATGTATTATTAACTcgaatgaaaaaaaaaattattattatagGAAATTCTAATACATTAAAAACGAATTTCTTCTGGAAAGAATTTATATCCTTCCttgatttttttaattctaGAAAATCTGTTTTTACATATCCGTTGCAAAACATATTTAGATGA